The following proteins are co-located in the bacterium genome:
- a CDS encoding ABC transporter ATP-binding protein: MAVALQGITKKFPGVIANDHVDLELLEGEIHTLLGENGAGKSTLMNVLTGIYRPDEGSISIWGKPVQLKTPKDAIQQGIGMVHQSFKLVPTHTVTENIVLGLGSGFAPVKLEEAEARVAELSERYGVKVDPKAYIWQLSIGEQQRVEILKILYRGARILLLDEPTAVLTPQEADELFHTLRAMREKGHSIVFISHKLDEVMVISDRVTVLRGGRNVGTVLIQDTNPQELSNLMVGREIKFETFPRKQSPGNKVLEVEGVSALNSRGLPALRNVTFSVAAGEILGFAGVAGNGQQELAEVVTGLLEPTAGKVRVNGVDMTQASARRFIDAGVSYVPADRHGVATVGDMSLSYNSVLRRYREPKFAKGPFLNFSAAIGYAKRLIKEFNISTPGHATPVRSLSGGNLQKVILAREMTTRHQLLVVMSATRGLDVGATEFVRETLNEHRHKGGAIVLISEDLEELLSLSDRIAVLFHGEIMGCVDADRAEIESLGLMMAGQSQAEVA; encoded by the coding sequence ATTGCGGTGGCGCTCCAGGGAATCACCAAGAAGTTCCCGGGCGTCATCGCGAACGACCACGTCGACTTGGAGCTCCTCGAAGGAGAGATCCACACTCTCCTGGGTGAGAACGGCGCCGGCAAGAGCACGTTGATGAACGTGCTCACCGGCATCTACCGGCCGGATGAGGGCAGCATCTCGATCTGGGGCAAACCGGTCCAGCTCAAGACACCGAAGGACGCCATCCAGCAGGGCATCGGCATGGTCCACCAGAGCTTCAAGCTCGTCCCCACCCATACCGTGACCGAGAACATCGTCCTCGGACTCGGCAGCGGCTTTGCGCCGGTCAAGCTCGAAGAGGCCGAGGCCAGAGTCGCCGAGCTCTCCGAGCGGTACGGCGTCAAGGTCGACCCGAAAGCCTACATCTGGCAGCTCTCGATCGGGGAGCAGCAACGGGTCGAGATCCTCAAGATCCTCTACCGCGGCGCGAGAATCCTGCTTCTCGACGAGCCGACCGCGGTTCTCACCCCCCAGGAGGCGGACGAGCTATTCCACACCCTGAGGGCAATGCGTGAGAAGGGGCACTCGATCGTATTCATCTCGCACAAGCTGGACGAGGTCATGGTGATCTCGGACCGGGTCACCGTGCTCCGCGGCGGCAGGAATGTCGGGACAGTCCTGATTCAGGACACCAACCCCCAGGAGCTCTCCAACCTGATGGTCGGCCGCGAGATCAAGTTCGAGACATTCCCCAGGAAGCAGAGCCCCGGGAACAAGGTTCTCGAGGTGGAAGGCGTGAGCGCCCTCAACAGCCGCGGTCTGCCGGCGCTGAGGAACGTCACCTTCTCGGTGGCGGCAGGCGAGATTCTCGGGTTTGCAGGAGTCGCGGGAAACGGACAGCAAGAGCTGGCCGAGGTCGTTACCGGCTTACTCGAGCCGACGGCCGGCAAGGTCCGAGTAAACGGCGTAGATATGACCCAGGCGAGCGCGAGGCGTTTCATCGACGCCGGCGTGAGCTACGTGCCGGCCGATAGGCATGGCGTGGCGACGGTCGGCGATATGTCTCTCAGCTATAACAGCGTGCTGCGACGCTACCGCGAACCGAAGTTCGCGAAGGGTCCGTTTCTCAACTTCTCCGCCGCCATCGGCTACGCCAAGCGCCTGATCAAGGAGTTCAACATCAGCACGCCGGGACATGCCACACCGGTGCGTTCGCTCTCGGGAGGCAACCTGCAGAAGGTCATCCTGGCGCGGGAGATGACGACCCGGCACCAACTCCTGGTGGTCATGTCGGCCACTCGCGGACTCGACGTCGGCGCCACCGAGTTCGTTCGCGAGACCCTGAACGAGCACCGTCACAAAGGAGGCGCCATCGTACTCATCTCGGAAGACCTGGAGGAGCTCTTGTCGTTGAGCGACCGCATCGCGGTCCTCTTCCACGGCGAGATCATGGGCTGCGTCGATGCCGACAGAGCGGAAATCGAGAGCCTCGGACTGATGATGGCCGGTCAGAGCCAAGCAGAGGTCGCCTGA
- a CDS encoding ABC transporter permease — MAMRLELRLERSRKLEVLVPIISVLLSLVVVALLLLSTGTNPLTAYGAMLKEAFGTSYGFTEVLVKATPLILCGLGVMLAFKMLFWNIGAEGQLHMGAWGATAVVMTGWDGSPWLMIPAMMLGGFTAGALWALIPAYLKVKLNTNEIITTLLLNYVAILWVAHFIYGPWKDPVSFGFPMTKQFPDGAQLLRFGDTRVHLGFLFALVIAVALYFLQEKSRWGFEIAVTGSNPRAAEYAGMNAGRNVLLVMLISGGLAGLAGMVEVSGIQLKLLKDISPHAAPYGYTAIIIAWLARRNPWGVVLVSILMGGLYVGGETVQITMKLPVNIVLIIQALILFFVLGGDILSRYRLVFDRKEALGGG, encoded by the coding sequence ATGGCCATGCGCTTAGAGCTGCGGCTCGAAAGATCCCGCAAGCTCGAGGTTCTCGTCCCGATCATCTCGGTTCTCCTGTCCCTGGTCGTGGTTGCTCTGCTGCTTCTCAGCACCGGGACCAACCCACTTACGGCCTACGGGGCGATGTTGAAGGAGGCGTTCGGCACCTCCTACGGCTTCACGGAGGTCCTGGTCAAGGCGACTCCGCTGATCCTGTGCGGTCTGGGCGTGATGCTGGCTTTCAAGATGCTGTTTTGGAACATCGGCGCGGAAGGGCAACTGCACATGGGCGCCTGGGGAGCGACCGCGGTAGTGATGACCGGGTGGGACGGATCACCGTGGCTGATGATCCCCGCGATGATGCTCGGCGGCTTCACAGCAGGGGCCCTCTGGGCCCTGATCCCGGCGTATCTGAAGGTCAAGCTGAACACCAACGAGATCATCACCACTCTTCTCCTCAACTACGTCGCGATCCTCTGGGTGGCTCATTTCATCTATGGGCCGTGGAAGGATCCGGTGAGTTTCGGTTTCCCTATGACCAAGCAGTTCCCGGACGGCGCGCAACTGCTCCGATTCGGCGACACGCGCGTGCATCTCGGCTTTCTCTTCGCGCTTGTGATCGCCGTGGCGCTCTACTTCCTTCAGGAGAAGAGTCGCTGGGGCTTCGAGATCGCGGTGACCGGCAGTAACCCGAGGGCGGCCGAGTACGCGGGCATGAACGCCGGTCGCAACGTCCTGTTGGTGATGTTGATCAGCGGCGGACTCGCCGGGCTCGCCGGCATGGTCGAGGTCAGCGGCATCCAGCTCAAGCTGTTGAAGGACATCTCGCCCCACGCGGCTCCCTACGGCTACACCGCCATTATCATCGCCTGGCTCGCGCGCCGGAACCCATGGGGGGTGGTTCTGGTGTCGATCCTGATGGGAGGTCTCTACGTCGGCGGCGAAACCGTGCAGATCACCATGAAGCTGCCGGTCAACATCGTGCTCATCATTCAGGCCCTCATCCTGTTCTTCGTCCTCGGCGGGGACATTCTGTCCCGGTATCGCCTGGTCTTCGACCGAAAGGAGGCGCTCGGTGGAGGGTAG
- a CDS encoding ABC transporter permease — MVAILQAAVRSGTPILFVCIGEIYAERSGILNVGLEGLMLVGAIAGFTAGYSAGNPVVGVFAAAVAGALFSLIHAYVTITLRADQIVSGLTLTILGTGISGFFGKPMIGQVGPGFDQVAIPGLSKIPILGQVLFQQDAMVYLSFVLVPIAWWVMYKTHLGLAIRSVGENPATADSLGVSVAKVRYGCVLFGGAMAGLGGAYLSLAYTTMWIEQMSGGRGWITLALVIFAAWNPGRAMLGAYLFGGADALQLRIQAVGLDIPTYFLMMLPYVLTIAILVLASRASLRRRIGAPAALGLPYAREER, encoded by the coding sequence ATCGTCGCCATTCTCCAGGCAGCGGTGCGCTCCGGAACCCCGATCCTCTTCGTCTGCATCGGCGAGATCTACGCCGAGCGCTCGGGAATTCTGAACGTGGGCCTCGAAGGCCTGATGCTGGTCGGTGCCATCGCCGGCTTCACGGCCGGCTACTCCGCCGGCAACCCCGTGGTCGGCGTGTTCGCCGCAGCGGTCGCCGGAGCCCTGTTCTCGTTGATCCACGCCTACGTCACCATCACCTTGCGCGCCGATCAGATCGTGAGCGGCCTGACCCTGACGATCCTCGGCACCGGAATCAGCGGCTTTTTCGGCAAGCCGATGATCGGCCAGGTCGGCCCCGGCTTCGACCAGGTCGCGATCCCGGGCTTGTCGAAGATTCCGATCCTCGGCCAGGTCCTGTTCCAGCAGGACGCCATGGTGTACCTTTCCTTCGTGCTCGTGCCGATCGCCTGGTGGGTGATGTACAAGACCCACCTGGGCCTCGCGATTCGCTCGGTGGGTGAGAACCCCGCCACCGCCGACTCGCTCGGCGTTTCGGTCGCCAAGGTCCGATACGGCTGTGTGCTCTTTGGCGGCGCCATGGCCGGCCTCGGCGGCGCCTATCTGTCGCTCGCGTATACGACCATGTGGATCGAGCAGATGAGCGGCGGACGCGGCTGGATCACTCTGGCTCTGGTCATTTTCGCGGCCTGGAATCCGGGGAGAGCGATGCTCGGCGCCTATCTCTTCGGCGGAGCCGACGCTCTCCAACTCCGCATTCAGGCCGTCGGACTGGACATTCCGACCTATTTCCTGATGATGCTGCCCTACGTCCTGACCATTGCGATTCTGGTGTTGGCATCCCGGGCTTCGCTGCGCCGGCGAATCGGCGCGCCCGCGGCTCTGGGCCTACCGTACGCGCGAGAGGAGCGCTAG